The following proteins are encoded in a genomic region of Candidatus Nanopelagicales bacterium:
- a CDS encoding hydrogenase maturation protease: MRPVLVIGVGNPYRRDDGVGLAILDRLRSQPLEEVEIVEETGESAGLIARWAGYSFVIMIDAVSSGAAPGTVHRIECSDGNWAVPARNSKASTHGLGVAEAVQLGLALDRIPDRLTILGVETKDVANGEGLSLEVAAAVDAVVAAVIAEVEAVLTLS; encoded by the coding sequence GTGAGGCCGGTCCTTGTGATCGGTGTGGGTAACCCATACCGACGCGACGACGGTGTCGGGTTGGCGATTCTTGATCGGCTGCGATCCCAACCGCTCGAGGAAGTCGAGATCGTCGAGGAAACTGGCGAGTCTGCTGGGCTGATCGCACGCTGGGCCGGGTACAGCTTCGTGATCATGATCGACGCCGTCTCCTCCGGGGCCGCACCAGGAACCGTCCACCGCATCGAATGCAGCGACGGGAACTGGGCAGTTCCCGCCCGCAACAGCAAGGCCAGCACGCACGGGCTCGGCGTAGCTGAGGCTGTGCAGTTAGGCCTGGCCCTGGACCGGATTCCCGACCGGCTGACAATCCTCGGCGTTGAGACCAAGGACGTCGCGAACGGCGAGGGGCTGTCACTCGAAGTCGCGGCCGCCGTTGACGCTGTCGTAGCCGCCGTGATCGCGGAAGTTGAGGCAGTGCTCACACTCAGCTGA
- the pcrA gene encoding DNA helicase PcrA has product MGTLFNPDDLLTDLNAEQRRAVVHRGSPLLVVAGAGSGKTRVLTRRIGHLLATRDASPGQILAITFTNKAASEMRDRVSVLVGTAARWMWVSTFHAACVRILRAESRRLGIKSSFSIYDSADSQRLLTMVLRDLDLDPKRHRPRVLAGRISAAKSELIDPGAYSSQATGADQETTAAVYAEYQRRLARADAFDFDDLIGSTVAVLRTFPEVSAHYRERFRHVLVDEYQDTNHAQYVLVRELVGAPGSEPPPGELCVVGDADQSIYAFRGATIRNIEEFETDFPNTVTVMLEQNYRSTQVILSAANAVISNNPGRKPKRLWTDGPAGQKIIGYVADDEHDEARFVADEILRLADDFAVKPQDVAVFYRTNAQSRALEEVMIREGLPYRVVGAVRFYERREVRDALAYLRAVANPGDETSLRRILNTPRRGIGDRAEAALAQFAASNQIAFDEACARSKETPGLAARSAQAVAAFHAMLTGLRELAEGGAGPAGLLNEALHRSGYLAALKQSQDPQDVTRLENIGELESVASDYERTEPEGDLITFLERVSLVSDSDEIPDADGGQVTLMTLHTAKGLEFPVVFLTGMEEGIFPHARTLDSGELPEERRLAYVGITRAEQRLFVTRALSRASWGAPEYHAGSRFVEEIPPALLDWRRLPEAATTASTAWEPSGRTSERFVKPARQGRASPTDLAAGDRVTHDKFGMGTVVTIAGDGDHAEATVDFASQGVKRLLLRYAPLERL; this is encoded by the coding sequence GTGGGGACCCTCTTCAATCCGGATGACCTTCTAACGGACCTGAACGCTGAACAGCGCAGGGCCGTGGTTCATCGCGGCTCCCCCTTGCTCGTTGTCGCTGGTGCTGGGTCCGGCAAGACCCGCGTGCTCACCCGGCGCATCGGCCACCTGCTCGCTACCAGGGATGCCAGCCCGGGCCAGATTCTCGCCATCACGTTCACAAACAAGGCGGCCAGCGAGATGCGCGACCGGGTCTCGGTCTTGGTTGGCACGGCTGCCCGCTGGATGTGGGTATCGACGTTCCACGCAGCGTGCGTTCGAATCCTGCGTGCGGAATCCCGGCGGCTGGGCATCAAGAGCAGCTTCTCGATCTACGACTCCGCCGATTCGCAGAGGTTGCTGACTATGGTCCTGCGGGATCTTGATCTGGACCCCAAGCGCCACAGGCCCCGAGTGCTCGCTGGCAGGATCAGCGCGGCCAAGAGTGAACTGATCGACCCCGGCGCCTATTCCAGCCAGGCCACCGGCGCGGATCAAGAGACCACAGCAGCCGTCTACGCCGAATACCAGCGACGCTTGGCGAGAGCCGACGCGTTCGACTTCGATGACCTGATCGGATCGACCGTAGCTGTCCTGCGGACGTTCCCGGAAGTGTCCGCGCACTACCGAGAGCGATTCCGGCACGTGCTGGTAGATGAGTACCAGGACACCAACCATGCCCAGTACGTGCTGGTGCGCGAGCTCGTCGGGGCGCCTGGGTCCGAGCCGCCACCGGGGGAACTTTGCGTCGTCGGTGACGCGGATCAGTCCATCTACGCCTTCCGTGGTGCGACGATCCGCAATATCGAGGAGTTTGAGACAGATTTCCCAAACACCGTGACCGTGATGCTCGAGCAGAACTACCGGTCGACGCAAGTTATCCTCAGCGCGGCCAATGCCGTCATCTCAAACAACCCCGGGCGCAAACCCAAGCGGCTGTGGACTGACGGCCCGGCGGGACAGAAGATCATCGGGTACGTCGCCGACGATGAACATGACGAAGCCAGGTTCGTAGCAGATGAGATCCTCCGGCTGGCTGACGACTTCGCGGTCAAGCCACAGGACGTGGCCGTCTTCTACCGCACCAACGCTCAGTCGCGGGCGCTTGAGGAAGTCATGATCCGCGAGGGCCTCCCGTACCGGGTCGTCGGCGCCGTCCGCTTCTACGAGCGCCGGGAGGTGCGTGACGCGTTGGCTTACCTTCGCGCGGTAGCCAATCCGGGTGATGAGACCAGCCTGCGCCGGATCCTGAACACGCCACGCCGTGGCATCGGCGATCGAGCCGAAGCGGCGCTGGCTCAGTTCGCCGCGAGCAACCAGATCGCCTTCGACGAAGCCTGCGCACGCTCCAAGGAGACACCAGGGCTGGCCGCACGATCTGCCCAAGCTGTCGCGGCATTCCACGCCATGTTGACCGGGCTTCGTGAGCTGGCCGAAGGCGGTGCCGGCCCCGCGGGCTTGCTGAACGAGGCGCTACACCGGTCCGGGTACTTGGCGGCATTGAAGCAATCCCAGGATCCTCAGGACGTCACCCGCCTGGAGAACATCGGAGAGCTGGAGTCAGTGGCCAGCGACTACGAGCGCACAGAGCCAGAAGGGGACCTGATCACTTTTCTGGAGCGGGTCTCTCTCGTCTCAGACTCCGATGAGATACCCGACGCCGATGGGGGTCAAGTGACTCTCATGACGCTGCACACGGCGAAGGGACTGGAGTTCCCTGTCGTGTTCTTGACTGGTATGGAGGAGGGAATCTTCCCCCACGCCAGGACCTTGGACTCCGGCGAGCTACCCGAGGAGCGGCGTCTGGCCTACGTCGGCATCACCAGGGCCGAGCAGAGGTTGTTCGTCACCCGAGCTTTGTCCCGCGCTTCCTGGGGGGCGCCCGAGTACCACGCCGGATCCAGGTTCGTCGAAGAGATCCCGCCGGCACTGTTGGACTGGAGGCGCTTGCCGGAGGCGGCGACGACCGCATCAACAGCATGGGAGCCAAGCGGCCGCACCTCAGAACGCTTTGTCAAGCCCGCCCGACAAGGGCGAGCTTCCCCGACAGATCTAGCCGCCGGGGACCGCGTGACCCATGACAAGTTCGGGATGGGCACGGTGGTGACCATAGCGGGCGACGGTGACCACGCGGAGGCGACCGTCGACTTCGCATCACAGGGTGTCAAACGATTGCTGCTGCGCTACGCGCCCCTGGAGCGGTTGTAG
- a CDS encoding ROK family protein: MGRWKGRLTMRMIGGVESGGTKTVCVVGTDPETITSRTRIPTTSDPVETLGEVAEFFAAQCAAAGPLAAIGIGSFGPCDPNPTSPTYGYVTSTPKPGWTNTDVSGVLAAQMRERGIGEVPVVFDTDVNAAALGEQRFGAGRGVSSLVYLTVGTGIGGGAMIDGRLAHGLIHPEMGHIRIPRPAQELARFAGVCPFHGDCWEGVASGPAMAARWGQSAEDLRPDHPAWDLEAEYIASGLHALVCVLSPERIILGGGVGSVPHLLRRVRPRLVDSLAGYIASPMITERTLEYVVGPGLGNDSGVVGALALAQTAL, encoded by the coding sequence GTGGGTCGTTGGAAGGGAAGGCTCACGATGCGCATGATCGGTGGAGTCGAATCCGGAGGCACGAAGACTGTCTGCGTCGTGGGGACGGATCCGGAGACCATTACCTCCCGCACACGCATTCCAACGACGTCGGACCCAGTAGAGACATTGGGTGAAGTCGCGGAATTCTTCGCGGCTCAGTGCGCGGCAGCGGGGCCGTTGGCAGCCATCGGAATCGGTAGCTTCGGGCCCTGCGATCCGAATCCGACGTCCCCGACTTATGGCTACGTGACGTCCACGCCTAAGCCTGGATGGACGAACACCGATGTCTCGGGCGTCCTAGCGGCGCAGATGAGGGAGCGTGGCATTGGTGAAGTGCCCGTCGTGTTCGACACCGACGTCAACGCCGCGGCGCTGGGTGAGCAGCGGTTCGGGGCCGGACGTGGTGTTTCCTCGCTGGTCTACCTGACTGTCGGCACCGGCATCGGCGGTGGCGCGATGATCGACGGGCGTTTGGCTCATGGTCTGATCCACCCGGAAATGGGGCACATCAGGATTCCGCGTCCCGCGCAGGAGCTCGCCAGATTCGCGGGCGTCTGCCCGTTTCACGGCGACTGCTGGGAGGGAGTCGCCTCCGGGCCAGCGATGGCGGCGCGATGGGGCCAGTCCGCGGAGGATCTGCGGCCCGATCACCCAGCCTGGGATCTTGAGGCCGAGTACATCGCGTCGGGATTGCACGCACTCGTTTGTGTGCTGTCGCCGGAACGGATCATCCTCGGCGGCGGTGTCGGGTCGGTGCCGCACCTGTTGCGACGTGTCCGGCCACGGCTGGTGGATTCCCTGGCGGGGTACATCGCAAGCCCGATGATCACTGAACGAACGCTGGAGTATGTCGTGGGCCCCGGCTTGGGCAACGACAGTGGCGTAGTCGGCGCGCTTGCTCTGGCCCAAACCGCATTGTGA
- a CDS encoding Ni/Fe hydrogenase subunit alpha gives MTHRTGGRILRVKALARVEGEGALKVTIRGDEVVQAELTIYEPPRFFEAFLRGRSYEEPPDITARICGICPVAYQMSACRAIEDACGVKVEGQIADLRRLLYCGEWIESHALHIYLLHAPDFLGVSSAIDLAVTHREIVEQALRLKKLGNSILEIVGGRAIHPINVKVGGFHQAPNADELRALIPELDWARQCSLETVRLVSTFNFPELEGEWDLIALLGTDKYPIIGDRIASVSGRLDIPISEFRDHITEEHVEHSNALHGHWDLGEYAVGPLARYSLNYDLLPQVARDAAAEVGLGPDCRNPFKSIIVRAVELLAACDEAQRLINEYVTPEQPFVEVTPRAGVGHGMSEAPRGLLYHRYELDDEGIVQSATIVPPTAQNQPAIEHDLLHVVQDNLDLGDADLTGLCEQTIRNYDPCISCATHFLDLQIDRD, from the coding sequence GTGACTCACCGAACAGGTGGCCGCATTCTTCGTGTCAAAGCCCTGGCACGAGTCGAAGGCGAAGGCGCCCTGAAGGTCACCATTCGAGGTGACGAGGTCGTACAGGCAGAGCTCACCATCTACGAGCCGCCACGGTTCTTCGAGGCCTTCCTGCGGGGACGCAGCTACGAGGAGCCCCCGGACATCACAGCGCGCATCTGCGGGATCTGCCCCGTGGCCTACCAGATGAGCGCGTGCCGGGCGATTGAGGATGCCTGCGGCGTGAAGGTCGAAGGCCAGATCGCTGATCTGCGTCGGCTTCTGTACTGCGGTGAGTGGATCGAGAGCCACGCTCTGCACATCTACCTGCTCCACGCTCCGGACTTCCTGGGAGTGAGCAGTGCGATAGACCTGGCTGTCACCCACCGCGAGATCGTCGAGCAAGCACTCCGGCTGAAGAAACTCGGCAACAGTATCCTCGAGATCGTCGGCGGCCGGGCGATCCACCCGATCAACGTCAAAGTCGGCGGCTTCCATCAGGCCCCAAACGCCGACGAGTTGCGCGCGCTGATCCCCGAGCTGGACTGGGCGCGGCAGTGCTCCCTAGAAACAGTGCGTCTGGTCTCGACGTTCAACTTCCCCGAACTCGAAGGGGAGTGGGATCTGATCGCGCTGCTTGGCACCGACAAGTACCCAATCATCGGCGACCGGATCGCATCGGTCAGCGGACGCCTGGATATCCCGATTTCCGAGTTCCGCGACCACATCACTGAAGAGCATGTCGAACACAGCAACGCGCTGCACGGGCACTGGGACTTGGGCGAGTACGCCGTGGGCCCGCTCGCCCGGTACAGCCTCAACTATGACCTGCTTCCCCAGGTCGCCCGCGACGCTGCCGCTGAGGTTGGACTCGGACCCGACTGCAGGAACCCGTTCAAGAGCATCATCGTCCGCGCCGTCGAGCTCCTCGCCGCCTGCGACGAGGCCCAACGTCTCATCAACGAGTACGTCACGCCAGAACAACCGTTCGTGGAGGTGACTCCAAGGGCAGGCGTCGGGCATGGGATGTCCGAAGCACCCCGCGGCTTGTTGTATCACCGCTATGAGCTGGACGACGAGGGGATCGTGCAGTCCGCGACGATCGTGCCGCCAACGGCACAGAACCAGCCCGCCATCGAGCACGATCTGCTGCACGTGGTCCAGGACAACCTCGACCTCGGAGACGCTGACCTGACAGGGCTATGCGAACAGACCATCCGCAACTACGACCCCTGCATCTCCTGCGCGACGCACTTCCTCGATCTTCAGATCGACCGAGACTAG
- a CDS encoding polysaccharide deacetylase family protein, translating into MRTSSVLAFALAGVTLAGCASVAGPSGSPSPSTPATTAPAPTPTPTPAETVKPTATAITNGSRRSNQVAITLDADMTPYALQRVRSGEYGPQVNYAVIRFLERREVPATIFITGMWAKQYPEVLARLAANPLIELGNHTWNHDAWTSSCYDLPFVAGDRQKRSEVRRTSAILRAATGRQPTFFRFPGLCHDQRDVEIVAEESLWTVDFDLTASDAFAQDAGRAASAIESEIRPGSIVILHLNGAPNAPATAPILRQLVRTLDDRQLEPVTLSTLLRPQG; encoded by the coding sequence GTGAGGACTAGCAGCGTGTTGGCGTTCGCGCTCGCCGGGGTGACTCTGGCTGGATGCGCCTCAGTCGCCGGGCCCAGCGGTTCGCCCTCGCCTTCGACACCGGCTACGACCGCCCCCGCTCCGACGCCAACCCCGACTCCCGCCGAGACGGTGAAGCCCACGGCGACTGCGATCACGAACGGCAGCCGGAGGAGCAACCAGGTCGCGATCACCCTCGATGCCGACATGACGCCGTACGCGCTTCAGCGAGTGCGCTCTGGAGAGTACGGCCCCCAGGTCAACTACGCGGTGATCCGGTTCCTTGAGCGGCGCGAAGTGCCGGCGACGATCTTCATCACGGGGATGTGGGCCAAGCAGTACCCCGAAGTGCTCGCGCGGCTCGCGGCCAATCCGCTCATCGAGCTGGGCAATCACACGTGGAATCACGATGCTTGGACGAGCAGTTGTTATGACCTGCCGTTCGTTGCCGGGGACCGGCAGAAGAGGTCTGAAGTTCGCCGGACGAGCGCGATACTGCGAGCCGCCACCGGGAGGCAGCCAACGTTCTTTCGATTCCCCGGGCTGTGCCACGACCAGCGCGACGTGGAGATTGTCGCGGAAGAGAGCCTATGGACAGTCGACTTCGACCTGACAGCGAGCGACGCGTTCGCACAAGACGCGGGTCGGGCCGCCAGTGCGATCGAGTCCGAGATCCGCCCAGGCTCGATCGTGATCCTGCACCTCAACGGTGCCCCCAACGCTCCGGCGACCGCGCCAATCCTGCGCCAGCTCGTACGGACGCTCGATGACAGGCAGCTGGAGCCGGTTACTCTCTCCACGCTGCTGCGCCCCCAGGGATAG
- a CDS encoding PIG-L deacetylase family protein, with amino-acid sequence MDPTALPERVLTVTAHPDDVDFGAGGTVAGWTAEGVPVSYCVVTDGDAGGFDPGIPRAEIPGIRRSEQRAAGRELGVTDIHFLGYHDGELTVTHGLRRDIARVIRKVRPSLVLIQSPVRNLERMYASHPDHLAAGEAAMQAVYPDARNPFAHPTLLTDEALEPWPVPEVWLMGFEFPDHWVDITGDFPLKLAALRAHRSQTGHLDDLEERIRSWGERTAADAGLAPGRIAEAFKVLDTR; translated from the coding sequence ATGGATCCGACCGCGCTCCCAGAACGTGTACTCACGGTCACGGCGCACCCGGATGACGTCGATTTCGGAGCTGGCGGGACGGTCGCGGGATGGACCGCGGAGGGCGTGCCCGTGTCCTACTGCGTTGTTACCGATGGCGACGCAGGTGGGTTCGATCCCGGGATTCCGCGTGCTGAGATCCCAGGGATCCGTCGGAGTGAGCAGCGCGCCGCGGGTCGTGAGCTTGGTGTCACAGACATCCATTTCCTGGGGTATCACGATGGCGAACTCACCGTCACGCATGGATTGAGGCGTGACATCGCCCGCGTCATCCGCAAGGTCCGGCCGTCGTTGGTGCTGATCCAGTCCCCAGTTCGGAATCTCGAGCGTATGTACGCCAGTCACCCCGACCATCTAGCTGCCGGGGAGGCGGCGATGCAAGCGGTCTACCCTGACGCGCGCAATCCGTTCGCGCATCCGACACTCCTGACTGATGAGGCCCTGGAGCCTTGGCCGGTGCCAGAAGTTTGGCTCATGGGATTTGAGTTCCCCGACCACTGGGTGGACATCACTGGCGACTTTCCGCTGAAGCTCGCCGCGTTGCGCGCGCATCGAAGCCAGACTGGTCACCTTGATGATCTGGAGGAGCGAATCAGGTCTTGGGGCGAGCGCACCGCCGCCGATGCTGGGCTCGCGCCCGGCAGGATCGCTGAAGCCTTCAAGGTCCTGGACACGCGGTAG
- a CDS encoding DUF1015 family protein yields MAVVLPFRALRPRPDLAARVAALPYDVMDAAEARAMAVGNDVSFLHVSRPEIDLPNDVDPYNDAVYTRGRANLDSFIERGALVTDATPTFTIYRQRMGDHVQTGIVGLAAVDDYESGVIARHELTRPDKELDRVRHIDALEAQDEPVFLLCPRHDEIEAVIAQVTAGVPDIDIVTDDGIGHTLWIVTGDDDLARVSRAFAQMPRLYVADGHHRSAAAARVRDLRGQRGLTGDGWQGHDGFLVVVFAADQLAILPYHRVVADLGGLTGGELQAQLERRFSVSPSDGPPSPSGRHVIGMYLPQGWYRLELRDGQVDEANPVARLDVSVLQDFVLAPLLGIGDPRLDARLGFVGGIRGTGELERLVRAGAGVAFALHPTSVDDLMALADEGQVMPPKSTWFEPKLRSGLFLHSLR; encoded by the coding sequence ATGGCCGTCGTCCTTCCATTCCGCGCACTGCGTCCTCGCCCCGACCTGGCAGCCCGTGTCGCCGCACTGCCATACGACGTCATGGACGCCGCTGAGGCCAGAGCGATGGCGGTCGGCAACGACGTGTCGTTCCTGCATGTTTCTCGCCCTGAGATCGACTTGCCGAATGATGTCGACCCCTACAACGACGCGGTGTACACGCGGGGCCGGGCCAACCTTGATTCGTTCATCGAACGAGGTGCGCTCGTGACCGATGCGACTCCAACGTTCACGATCTACCGCCAACGGATGGGGGACCACGTTCAAACTGGGATAGTCGGTTTGGCGGCCGTTGACGACTACGAATCTGGCGTAATCGCACGTCATGAGCTGACACGTCCCGACAAGGAACTGGATCGCGTCAGACACATCGATGCCCTTGAGGCGCAGGACGAGCCGGTGTTCTTGCTGTGCCCCCGTCACGACGAGATCGAGGCCGTGATCGCCCAGGTGACCGCGGGAGTGCCAGACATCGACATAGTCACAGACGACGGGATCGGACACACCCTGTGGATCGTCACCGGTGACGACGACTTGGCCCGCGTGAGCCGGGCCTTCGCGCAGATGCCGAGGCTATACGTGGCCGATGGTCACCACCGCAGCGCCGCGGCTGCACGCGTGCGGGATCTGCGCGGGCAACGGGGCTTGACTGGGGATGGTTGGCAAGGCCACGACGGGTTCCTGGTGGTCGTGTTCGCGGCAGACCAACTCGCGATCCTGCCGTACCACAGGGTTGTGGCTGATCTCGGCGGACTCACTGGGGGCGAACTTCAAGCGCAGTTGGAGCGCCGTTTCTCAGTATCACCGTCTGACGGCCCCCCGAGTCCTTCCGGAAGACACGTCATCGGCATGTACCTGCCGCAGGGGTGGTACCGGCTCGAACTCCGGGATGGGCAGGTCGACGAGGCAAACCCTGTGGCGCGGCTGGATGTGTCGGTGCTTCAGGATTTCGTGCTGGCGCCCCTGCTGGGCATCGGTGACCCAAGGCTCGACGCGCGGCTCGGATTCGTAGGTGGCATCAGAGGTACCGGCGAGCTGGAGCGCCTAGTCAGGGCTGGAGCCGGAGTCGCTTTCGCTCTTCATCCGACGTCGGTAGACGACCTGATGGCCCTGGCGGACGAGGGTCAAGTAATGCCGCCGAAGTCAACCTGGTTTGAGCCGAAGCTGCGGTCGGGGCTGTTCCTGCACAGCTTGCGCTGA
- a CDS encoding cyclic nucleotide-binding domain-containing protein: MESTREQLDHHRFFKKMPAELLDRLADCAERVSFDEDEEILTEGSPANSFYAVLSGRVSVGLRTPNRGLATIETLHSGDILGWSWLIPPYRWNFDAIALEPVDAIEFHADRLRPFMDSDPQAAHALILGIAAVMEERLQSAGIRLLDLYGGNHDASS, encoded by the coding sequence ATGGAGTCGACACGAGAGCAGCTAGACCATCATCGCTTCTTCAAGAAGATGCCCGCGGAGCTTCTCGATAGGCTCGCGGACTGCGCCGAGAGGGTCTCGTTCGATGAAGACGAGGAGATCCTGACCGAGGGTTCTCCTGCCAACAGCTTCTACGCGGTCCTGTCGGGACGGGTCAGCGTTGGCCTACGCACTCCCAATCGGGGACTGGCGACGATCGAGACGCTCCACTCTGGCGACATCCTCGGCTGGTCATGGTTGATTCCCCCCTACCGGTGGAACTTCGATGCGATTGCCCTGGAACCTGTGGACGCTATCGAGTTCCACGCCGACCGGCTACGACCGTTCATGGACAGCGACCCGCAAGCAGCGCATGCCCTGATTCTTGGCATCGCCGCCGTGATGGAAGAGAGGCTCCAATCAGCAGGCATACGTCTCCTCGATCTCTATGGCGGCAACCATGACGCATCTAGCTGA
- a CDS encoding FAD/NAD(P)-binding protein: MQPALYQLTEHARETKNSVTITLAPLGDPVPQGMPGQFNMLWAWGLGEIPISISAVPSPDVIVHTIREVGAVSHALCAAKPGTAIGVRGPFGNTWPVDDARGHDVVIVAGGIGMAPLRPVIHAILADRSAFGDVTLVVGARHAKDLLFRGELDGWWRSQSIRVRTIVDESTPDWRGNVGIVTQELRRVTVDPERTVAMVCGPEIMMRFVANHLIDEGVDPERIAVSMERNMQCGIGQCGHCQLAGDFVCTDGPVYTWQSALPLMEVREL; this comes from the coding sequence ATGCAACCAGCGCTGTACCAACTGACGGAGCACGCGCGCGAGACCAAGAACTCCGTGACGATCACGCTGGCCCCGCTTGGTGACCCTGTGCCCCAAGGCATGCCCGGCCAGTTCAACATGCTGTGGGCGTGGGGGCTCGGTGAGATTCCAATCTCAATCAGCGCCGTACCGTCGCCGGACGTCATTGTCCACACGATCCGGGAAGTCGGTGCGGTCAGCCACGCTCTGTGCGCGGCCAAGCCCGGAACCGCGATCGGAGTCCGGGGGCCCTTCGGAAACACATGGCCAGTGGATGACGCCCGCGGTCACGATGTCGTCATCGTGGCCGGCGGTATCGGCATGGCGCCGCTTCGTCCCGTGATCCACGCGATCCTCGCTGATCGCTCGGCTTTCGGCGACGTGACACTGGTAGTCGGAGCCCGACACGCCAAGGACCTGCTGTTCCGTGGGGAGCTGGACGGCTGGTGGCGGAGCCAGAGCATCCGTGTACGCACCATAGTCGACGAATCGACTCCTGACTGGCGCGGAAACGTCGGCATCGTCACCCAGGAGCTTCGACGCGTAACCGTCGACCCCGAACGCACAGTCGCGATGGTGTGCGGGCCCGAGATCATGATGCGGTTCGTGGCCAACCACTTGATCGACGAGGGTGTTGACCCCGAGAGGATCGCGGTGTCGATGGAGCGCAACATGCAGTGCGGGATCGGGCAGTGCGGCCACTGTCAACTGGCGGGCGACTTCGTCTGCACGGACGGTCCTGTGTACACCTGGCAGTCAGCTCTACCGTTGATGGAAGTGCGTGAGCTATGA
- a CDS encoding alpha/beta fold hydrolase, producing the protein MTPSALPDEPAVESAPWADIWDGEDCGPKGLRAVARDRAQRTRRATRKGARTLLSARGLRGAAVEVAWVSAHIAMYPLGLVEEKAREEVVRHNLDGLDPVRRGLLIGDVEAAGTPIILIHGMVDNRSIFALLRRGLRKRGFGRVVSLNYSPLTADIRLVAERLSRLVETVVKETGYERVHVVGHSMGGMIGRYYVQRMNGDERVHTLVTLGTPHLGTAPAKFVPHPLARQIRPDSKVVADFDSPAPECRTRFLAVWSDLDQLMVPKRNARVVHPDLNARNVFVRGVGHMSLPVDGRVVHEICTTLAHLDHDGRIVVDGVTSIARSNGRVAVVPQPRSAPAAVVRDARPAG; encoded by the coding sequence GTGACCCCATCGGCGTTGCCAGACGAGCCCGCGGTTGAATCCGCACCTTGGGCAGACATCTGGGACGGCGAGGACTGCGGCCCTAAGGGCCTTCGGGCGGTCGCTCGTGATCGTGCTCAGCGGACCCGCCGCGCCACGCGGAAAGGAGCCCGGACGCTGCTGAGCGCGCGAGGGCTGCGCGGCGCCGCTGTCGAAGTCGCCTGGGTATCGGCCCACATCGCTATGTACCCGCTGGGTCTAGTCGAGGAGAAGGCGCGCGAGGAGGTAGTCCGCCACAACTTGGACGGGCTGGATCCTGTTCGCAGGGGTCTGCTGATCGGTGACGTGGAAGCTGCCGGGACTCCGATCATCCTCATCCACGGGATGGTCGACAACCGAAGTATCTTCGCGCTGCTGCGCAGGGGTCTGCGCAAGCGCGGGTTCGGCCGAGTTGTTTCTCTGAACTACAGCCCCCTGACAGCGGACATCCGGCTAGTCGCGGAACGGCTGTCTCGGCTGGTTGAGACCGTAGTCAAGGAGACTGGGTACGAGCGTGTTCACGTAGTTGGCCACTCGATGGGCGGGATGATCGGCAGGTACTACGTGCAACGCATGAACGGTGATGAGCGTGTCCATACCCTGGTCACGCTTGGCACCCCGCACCTGGGCACTGCGCCGGCCAAGTTCGTACCCCATCCGTTGGCCCGGCAGATCCGGCCCGACTCGAAGGTCGTAGCAGACTTCGATAGCCCCGCGCCGGAATGCCGGACCCGCTTCTTGGCTGTTTGGTCAGACTTGGATCAGTTGATGGTCCCCAAGCGAAACGCTCGTGTTGTTCACCCTGACCTGAACGCTCGCAACGTGTTCGTGCGCGGAGTCGGTCACATGTCGTTGCCAGTCGACGGAAGAGTTGTCCACGAGATCTGCACGACCCTGGCCCATCTGGACCACGACGGCCGGATCGTGGTTGACGGCGTCACTTCGATAGCTCGCTCGAACGGACGTGTCGCTGTTGTGCCGCAACCGCGGTCAGCGCCAGCAGCGGTCGTGCGTGACGCGCGACCCGCTGGCTAG